Proteins co-encoded in one Spirosoma endbachense genomic window:
- a CDS encoding GNAT family N-acetyltransferase produces the protein MTPTIASSDTEIRRCLPAMLALRSHLTVDQAFDQIRLQQENDRFVLAFIDEGDASKPAPAVVGYRYMNLLYSGKTLYIDDLSTLPEARGKGYASVLIDFVIEQARQSGCQCVSLDSGQNPARYDAHRLYLNKRFNIASHHFKLDLQ, from the coding sequence ATGACCCCAACGATTGCCTCCTCAGATACCGAGATCCGGCGTTGTCTGCCGGCTATGCTGGCCTTACGTTCACACCTGACAGTCGATCAGGCTTTTGACCAAATCCGGTTGCAGCAGGAAAATGACCGGTTTGTGCTGGCCTTCATCGATGAAGGCGACGCGTCGAAACCGGCCCCCGCCGTTGTAGGCTATCGGTATATGAATCTTCTCTATAGTGGAAAAACGCTCTATATTGACGATCTATCGACGCTTCCCGAAGCGCGCGGAAAGGGCTATGCCAGCGTGTTGATTGATTTCGTCATTGAGCAGGCCCGGCAATCGGGGTGCCAGTGCGTCTCGTTAGACTCAGGTCAGAACCCCGCCCGCTACGACGCGCATCGGCTTTATCTGAACAAGCGCTTTAATATTGCCAGTCACCATTTTAAGCTCGATTTGCAATAA
- a CDS encoding ABC transporter permease — MNLFRISWSNLKDKPLSSFLSGLLMTFGITIISLLLLLNKQLDDQFRKNIKGIDMVLGAKGSPLQLILSSIYQIDSPTGNIPLEEAEKLTRNPMIKTAIPLAMGDNYRSFRIIGTNKKYIDHFGATIGQGRLFQQDLETVIGPRVAEIAGLKLGDTFAGSHGLDAEGEEHADTKYKVVGILNPSNTVADQLILTPISSVWAIHEHHEEHGEEHHEEGEAHEEEGHEEAPREITSMLIQFRNPLGMMIARGINTNTKLQAALPNIEINRLFSLLGVGVETLRGLAIVIMLISGVSVFVSLYNSLKERRYEMALMLSMGATRVQLFGMLLLEGLVLALIGFGLGILLSRVGLWLFSNSVSSEYHYNLAAFSVLPEEWALLGVAIIIGLLAAALPALGVYRMNISRTLAED, encoded by the coding sequence ATGAATTTATTCCGAATTAGTTGGAGCAACCTGAAAGACAAACCACTGAGCAGTTTCCTGAGCGGCCTGCTGATGACCTTTGGCATCACAATTATTTCGCTACTTCTCCTGCTCAATAAGCAGTTAGACGATCAATTCAGGAAAAACATCAAAGGAATAGACATGGTACTGGGTGCGAAAGGCAGCCCATTGCAATTGATTCTGTCGAGTATTTACCAGATCGATTCGCCAACGGGCAATATTCCACTGGAGGAAGCCGAAAAACTGACCCGGAACCCGATGATCAAAACGGCCATTCCACTAGCTATGGGCGATAACTACCGCTCGTTTCGCATCATCGGTACCAATAAAAAATACATTGATCATTTCGGGGCTACCATCGGCCAGGGTCGGCTATTTCAGCAGGACCTGGAGACCGTGATTGGTCCGCGTGTGGCCGAAATTGCCGGGCTGAAACTCGGTGATACCTTCGCTGGATCGCATGGTCTGGATGCCGAAGGGGAAGAACACGCCGATACAAAATACAAGGTTGTCGGTATTCTGAATCCAAGCAATACGGTTGCGGATCAGCTCATCTTGACGCCCATATCGAGCGTATGGGCCATTCATGAGCACCACGAGGAACATGGCGAAGAACACCATGAGGAAGGAGAAGCGCATGAGGAAGAAGGCCATGAAGAAGCCCCGCGCGAAATAACGAGTATGCTCATTCAGTTCCGGAATCCACTGGGTATGATGATTGCGCGCGGTATCAACACGAACACCAAACTACAGGCGGCTCTCCCCAATATTGAGATCAACCGGTTGTTTTCACTGCTTGGTGTGGGCGTTGAAACGCTACGAGGGCTGGCCATTGTGATCATGCTCATTTCGGGTGTCAGTGTATTTGTATCGCTCTACAATTCGTTAAAGGAGCGTCGGTATGAAATGGCTCTGATGCTGTCAATGGGTGCTACACGCGTGCAGTTATTCGGGATGTTACTGCTCGAAGGCCTGGTTTTAGCCCTGATCGGTTTTGGATTGGGTATATTGCTTAGTCGGGTTGGCTTGTGGCTTTTTTCGAACAGTGTCTCGTCGGAATATCACTATAATCTGGCGGCATTCAGCGTTTTACCCGAAGAATGGGCCTTGTTGGGCGTTGCGATCATAATTGGCCTGCTGGCTGCGGCCTTGCCTGCGCTGGGCGTTTATCGCATGAATATTTCCCGAACGCTGGCCGAAGATTAA
- a CDS encoding M1 family metallopeptidase: MIQLRFKICLLFLLLTTVSNAQLPGNAARYTQPGVDVQHYAFLLTLSDSTNQIKGETTIRFTRADDRQTVWFDLIGGKSDSLQTGMKVSAVHLSDGKAAPFSQRNDRVFINLPPAQTGQSTELVIRYTGTPARGLIISQNKFGERTFFGDNWPNNARNYLPVVDHPSDKATCAFTVNAPAVYRVIANGKFLGESALPNGRKLTRWQENTPIPTKVMVIGAARFAVEEVGSVSNVPVQSWLYPKDSQKGFVDYRPAKEILQYFIEKIGPYSYEKLANVESTTIFGGMENASCIFYNEKVIVGHKDSDVEALLAHEIAHQWFGNSATETDWSQLWLSEGFATYFSALYLEHAYGKDTLNAVLNQNKGQILRYTALKPKGTIVDSTTTNLMDLLNPNSYQKGGWVLHMLRHELGDDIFWKGIRAYYEKFRNANAHSSDFQAVMESVSGKKLGTFFQQWLYQPGYPELVWNSNYDATKKVLVIDVRQAQRSGAIFTIPLSFSIRDGSGREISRIVRLTMTESTQTFTVPLVVKPASVVIDPDNTVLMRAVSTDRVQMGK; this comes from the coding sequence ATGATTCAACTGCGTTTTAAAATCTGTTTACTTTTCCTGCTATTAACAACTGTTTCGAATGCTCAGTTGCCGGGTAACGCTGCCCGTTACACTCAACCAGGCGTCGATGTTCAGCATTACGCGTTCTTACTTACACTCAGCGATTCGACCAACCAGATCAAAGGAGAAACCACCATTCGTTTCACTCGTGCCGACGACCGTCAAACGGTCTGGTTCGACTTGATTGGGGGCAAAAGTGACTCCCTACAGACTGGCATGAAGGTCAGTGCTGTCCATTTATCGGACGGTAAAGCAGCCCCGTTCAGCCAGCGTAACGATCGGGTATTTATTAATCTTCCGCCAGCACAGACCGGACAGTCGACGGAACTGGTCATCCGCTACACGGGTACGCCCGCCCGTGGCCTGATCATCAGTCAGAATAAATTTGGCGAACGTACCTTTTTTGGCGACAACTGGCCCAACAACGCCCGCAACTACCTGCCCGTAGTTGATCATCCGTCTGATAAAGCAACCTGTGCCTTTACAGTCAATGCCCCGGCCGTATATCGCGTCATTGCGAATGGTAAGTTTCTGGGTGAAAGTGCCTTACCCAATGGCCGAAAACTGACACGCTGGCAGGAAAATACACCCATCCCCACGAAAGTAATGGTGATTGGGGCCGCCCGGTTTGCTGTTGAAGAAGTAGGCTCAGTGAGTAACGTGCCGGTTCAGAGCTGGCTCTATCCGAAAGACAGTCAGAAGGGGTTTGTCGACTACCGCCCTGCCAAAGAGATTCTTCAATATTTCATTGAGAAGATTGGACCGTATTCGTACGAGAAGCTGGCGAATGTTGAGTCTACCACCATTTTCGGCGGTATGGAAAATGCCAGTTGTATTTTCTATAACGAAAAGGTCATTGTTGGCCATAAAGATTCGGATGTAGAAGCGCTGCTGGCCCATGAGATTGCACACCAGTGGTTTGGCAACTCAGCTACCGAAACCGACTGGTCGCAGTTGTGGCTAAGCGAAGGGTTTGCCACCTATTTTTCGGCGCTCTACCTCGAACACGCTTACGGGAAAGACACGCTCAACGCGGTGTTGAACCAGAATAAAGGACAGATTTTACGCTACACGGCCCTTAAGCCCAAAGGTACCATCGTCGACTCGACCACAACAAACCTGATGGATTTGCTGAACCCAAATTCCTACCAGAAAGGAGGTTGGGTGTTGCATATGCTCCGCCACGAACTGGGCGACGATATTTTCTGGAAAGGCATCCGGGCTTATTACGAGAAATTCCGCAATGCCAACGCCCATTCAAGCGATTTTCAGGCTGTAATGGAAAGCGTATCGGGTAAAAAACTGGGAACGTTTTTCCAGCAATGGCTCTATCAACCCGGCTACCCTGAACTGGTCTGGAATTCGAACTATGATGCGACCAAAAAGGTGTTGGTCATCGACGTACGACAGGCACAACGTTCAGGTGCCATCTTTACCATTCCGCTCTCCTTCAGCATCCGCGACGGTAGTGGTCGTGAAATTTCCCGCATTGTCCGTCTAACCATGACCGAGTCTACACAGACATTCACGGTTCCGCTGGTAGTCAAACCCGCTTCGGTGGTCATCGACCCCGACAACACGGTATTGATGCGGGCCGTATCGACGGACCGCGTACAAATGGGTAAGTAA
- a CDS encoding AAA family ATPase, producing the protein MLKRVSIQNFKSLKDVTLDLQKVNLLIGPNNSGKTNFLKALAYFGKNNKIHSEEPDPSKIAYRHLNGAIKIEFKFDVKNKDYSIKEYDYQVFECQINPNGTVMRSNSYQDLGDPYIKILDAKEKLFEQDEFEQKVGSLIIYKPDTNKIDKPGPVGDGTETVNSDASNLVGFLDLMLGKYRRTTFSQIEIDLHKCIPEFVEINLEDVKPTDILFRLHNRDKGSNAFKRIGLTDGRQNTIYWGSAR; encoded by the coding sequence ATGCTCAAGCGCGTTTCCATCCAGAACTTCAAAAGCCTGAAAGACGTCACGCTCGATCTTCAGAAAGTCAATTTGCTAATCGGCCCGAACAACTCAGGAAAGACGAATTTTTTGAAGGCGCTGGCGTACTTTGGAAAAAATAATAAAATTCATTCTGAAGAGCCTGATCCTAGCAAAATTGCATATAGACATCTTAATGGCGCGATTAAGATAGAATTCAAATTTGATGTAAAAAACAAAGATTATAGCATTAAAGAATACGATTATCAGGTATTTGAATGCCAAATTAATCCTAATGGCACTGTGATGAGATCGAACTCATATCAAGACCTAGGGGATCCTTATATAAAAATCTTAGACGCAAAGGAAAAGTTATTTGAACAGGATGAGTTTGAGCAGAAAGTAGGATCTTTAATTATATATAAACCTGATACTAATAAAATCGATAAACCTGGCCCTGTTGGTGATGGTACTGAAACAGTCAATTCAGATGCATCGAACTTGGTGGGATTTTTAGACCTCATGCTTGGCAAATATAGAAGGACTACTTTTAGTCAAATAGAAATAGACTTACATAAATGTATTCCAGAGTTCGTTGAAATTAATCTTGAGGATGTAAAGCCAACGGATATATTATTTCGATTACATAATAGAGATAAAGGAAGCAATGCATTTAAGCGAATCGGCTTAACAGATGGCAGACAAAACACAATCTATTGGGGGAGTGCTCGCTGA
- a CDS encoding non-ribosomal peptide synthetase, with the protein MVKSATHTDITFVEVDFDPFVGPELLRLAPVTESQEEVWTSCQLGGDDASRAYNESVSLKLNGTLNRSALERALLALVHRHEALRSAFSADGRQICVFQVSLIKPDYIDCSTLPESEKSQIIANYVEQDALHVFDLLNGPLIKAGLINVSDTEHQLVLTAHHIVCDGWSMGIMLQDLSALYSAYANNLVPNLPEPTPYSQYAVEQVLFSKSEQYKQIEKFWVDQFRETVPVLELPTDFPRPALRTYKSTRRDYPLDDALVLAVKQMGIKAGSSFVSTLMATFEVLLHRLTGQTDIVLGLPAAGQSATGNLRLVGHCVNLLPLRSSVRPDQRFQEFLQQRKDAVLDAYEHQQLTFGSLLKKLPIARDPSRVPLVPVIFNVDIGLDNGVDFYGLEHQLINNVRQFETVDLSVNISGSSATSLTIECSYNTQLFQENTIDRIIAEYVSLLETVIANPLVPIDEIPLADRGELLRKLARWNNTVADYPRNTPLHELLAKTVAQYPTKIALVSNGRSVSYRQLNETANQVARSIQSYDIKVGYVVGVLLDRSPELIITLLAILKAGAAYVPIDPTYPQDRIAFMLSDSSAQLLITSKKYAGRLEHQAREILIESLVAESIAQPKNEPNTIVLGADLAYILYTSGSTGRPKGVLIEHRNLVNLLYSMIAWPGITNRDVLLGVTTVSFDIAGLELYLPLLVGATLVLADAETAKDGRALLDVLKAPIQTDTAQPALPITIMQATPVTWKMMLAAGWEEQLSLKILCCGEPMSKDLAQKLIARCDTLWNMYGPTETTIYSTGKQILATDEIITIGRPILNTQVYILDDQLSPLPEGIVGEIYIAGDGVARGYLNRPELTKEKFVRNPFAGSKSGMMYRTGDLGKFMADGEIHCLGRSDQQIKIRGYRVEPGEVEQALLAIDGIKEALVIAREDRPGDQRLAAYIVTGSPMSDDTFTKVVLKWRAKLQEGLPDYMVPSDFINLPELPVTPNGKIDRNALPKPINALRSAEKGVAKPVTETEKLITDIWADALGLNTIGIHDDFFELGGHSMIAVQVMTRIEKEMGRRLPLSTLMTYPTIHKLAQLLQEKKPAMKWKSLVPIKPQGNKIPIYIIHGIGLNVLNFSSFLTNMDPEQPIYGLQARGLDGIDEPLDSMEGIASFYNSEILEQNPDGPYAIAGYSFGGYVALEMARQLKAMGKEVRMLAMLDTNAQEWEANYSLMNWLSRKILRQFPKMVWFTKSLLSQPIATIRYQQQYVERHANSLLKAIGLRNEPEPEKELDLLSRIIDKHEIAYQNYTMKPYDGVVDLFKAKTRLYFVDDSKFLGWKKYALKGVRVHDVPGDHEMMLLPPNDKEFARLLQKALDSLSPIHRKQKLTTA; encoded by the coding sequence ATGGTAAAAAGTGCTACTCACACCGATATAACGTTCGTTGAAGTTGACTTTGATCCATTTGTCGGTCCTGAACTTTTGCGATTAGCACCTGTAACGGAATCACAGGAGGAAGTATGGACATCCTGCCAATTGGGTGGTGACGATGCCAGTAGGGCATATAATGAATCAGTTTCGCTTAAACTCAACGGAACCTTAAACCGATCAGCACTAGAGCGGGCTTTACTGGCCCTTGTGCATCGGCATGAAGCCTTACGCTCAGCATTTAGTGCTGATGGAAGGCAGATTTGTGTCTTTCAGGTGTCGCTAATCAAACCCGATTATATCGACTGTTCGACGCTACCTGAATCTGAAAAGAGCCAGATTATAGCAAATTATGTAGAACAGGACGCCCTGCATGTATTTGATCTGTTAAACGGTCCGCTGATTAAGGCTGGTCTGATTAACGTATCGGATACGGAGCATCAGTTGGTTTTAACGGCACATCATATTGTTTGCGATGGTTGGTCAATGGGCATCATGCTACAGGACCTGAGCGCACTCTATTCGGCCTATGCCAATAATTTGGTGCCTAATTTACCAGAGCCTACTCCGTATAGTCAATATGCGGTTGAGCAGGTTTTGTTCAGTAAGAGTGAGCAATATAAGCAGATTGAAAAGTTCTGGGTTGATCAATTTCGTGAGACAGTTCCCGTCTTAGAGCTACCCACTGACTTCCCAAGGCCAGCCTTACGGACCTACAAAAGCACTCGTCGCGACTATCCGTTGGATGATGCATTGGTATTGGCCGTAAAACAAATGGGTATAAAAGCTGGAAGCAGCTTTGTATCAACCCTGATGGCTACGTTCGAAGTATTGTTGCATCGCCTGACAGGTCAGACCGATATTGTGCTGGGTTTACCCGCTGCCGGTCAATCGGCTACCGGCAATCTTCGGCTGGTTGGGCATTGTGTAAATCTTCTGCCTCTACGGAGTTCGGTACGGCCCGACCAACGCTTTCAGGAGTTTTTACAGCAGCGGAAAGATGCCGTTCTCGACGCTTATGAGCATCAGCAATTAACATTTGGTAGTCTGCTAAAAAAACTACCGATTGCCCGTGATCCATCACGAGTGCCGTTGGTGCCGGTAATCTTTAATGTAGATATTGGATTGGATAATGGTGTCGACTTTTATGGTCTTGAACACCAGCTTATCAATAACGTCAGGCAATTTGAGACGGTTGATCTATCGGTCAATATTAGCGGCTCGTCAGCGACTTCGTTAACCATAGAATGTTCATATAATACACAGTTATTCCAGGAAAATACCATTGACCGGATAATTGCCGAGTATGTCAGCCTTCTGGAAACGGTAATCGCTAATCCGTTGGTGCCTATTGATGAGATTCCATTAGCCGATCGGGGAGAGCTACTTCGGAAGTTGGCCCGCTGGAACAATACCGTTGCCGATTACCCACGGAATACGCCTTTACACGAACTATTGGCGAAGACGGTAGCTCAATATCCCACAAAAATTGCGCTCGTTTCGAACGGGCGCTCGGTGAGCTATCGGCAATTGAACGAAACAGCCAATCAGGTTGCTCGTTCCATTCAGAGTTACGATATAAAAGTAGGTTACGTTGTGGGTGTGTTACTGGATCGTTCGCCAGAACTAATTATTACGTTGCTGGCCATTCTTAAAGCCGGGGCCGCCTACGTACCCATTGACCCAACCTATCCGCAGGATCGCATTGCGTTTATGCTGAGTGATTCTTCGGCTCAATTACTCATCACGTCTAAAAAATATGCAGGACGGCTTGAGCATCAGGCTCGGGAAATCCTTATTGAGTCATTAGTAGCAGAGTCGATTGCGCAGCCTAAAAACGAGCCCAATACAATTGTTTTGGGCGCTGATCTGGCTTATATACTGTATACATCCGGTTCGACGGGTCGACCTAAAGGCGTATTGATCGAGCATCGGAATCTGGTCAATCTGCTGTATAGCATGATTGCCTGGCCGGGAATAACGAACAGAGACGTTCTTCTGGGCGTTACGACTGTGTCATTCGACATTGCAGGACTGGAACTATACCTGCCTTTACTTGTCGGAGCTACCCTTGTGCTGGCTGATGCAGAAACCGCCAAAGATGGTCGGGCCTTATTAGACGTTCTTAAAGCCCCAATCCAAACGGATACCGCTCAGCCCGCTTTGCCAATAACCATCATGCAGGCGACGCCTGTAACCTGGAAAATGATGCTGGCAGCAGGTTGGGAGGAGCAGTTGTCGCTTAAAATCCTGTGTTGCGGTGAACCCATGTCGAAAGACCTGGCTCAAAAACTTATAGCTCGGTGCGATACGCTCTGGAACATGTATGGCCCAACCGAGACGACAATTTATTCAACAGGTAAACAGATCCTGGCCACCGACGAAATTATTACTATTGGCCGGCCAATCCTGAACACGCAGGTATACATACTTGATGATCAGCTGAGCCCATTACCCGAAGGAATTGTTGGGGAAATTTACATTGCAGGCGACGGTGTAGCACGTGGTTATCTTAACCGGCCTGAGCTAACAAAGGAGAAATTTGTTAGAAACCCATTTGCCGGATCAAAATCCGGGATGATGTATCGTACGGGTGATCTTGGCAAATTTATGGCAGATGGGGAGATCCACTGCCTGGGCCGCAGTGACCAACAGATCAAAATCCGGGGCTACAGGGTTGAACCAGGTGAAGTAGAACAGGCATTACTAGCGATTGACGGCATTAAAGAGGCTCTGGTAATTGCCCGTGAAGATCGACCGGGCGATCAGCGTCTGGCCGCTTATATTGTTACAGGCTCGCCCATGAGCGATGACACCTTTACGAAGGTTGTTTTAAAATGGCGGGCAAAGCTACAGGAGGGTTTACCCGACTATATGGTTCCGTCAGATTTCATCAATCTGCCCGAATTACCTGTTACGCCGAACGGTAAAATTGATCGGAATGCCCTGCCCAAACCAATTAATGCGTTACGATCGGCAGAGAAAGGAGTCGCAAAGCCAGTCACGGAAACAGAAAAGTTAATTACCGATATCTGGGCCGACGCACTGGGACTTAATACGATAGGCATTCACGACGACTTTTTTGAGTTGGGAGGCCATTCAATGATTGCCGTACAGGTTATGACGCGGATTGAAAAGGAAATGGGCCGACGATTACCCTTATCGACGCTCATGACCTATCCGACTATTCATAAGCTTGCGCAACTACTTCAGGAAAAAAAGCCAGCCATGAAATGGAAATCATTAGTGCCGATCAAGCCACAAGGCAATAAAATTCCGATTTATATTATTCATGGAATTGGATTAAATGTACTGAATTTCAGTAGCTTCCTGACTAATATGGACCCTGAACAGCCGATCTATGGGTTGCAGGCACGGGGCTTGGACGGTATCGATGAGCCACTGGATAGTATGGAAGGAATTGCTTCGTTTTATAATTCGGAGATACTCGAGCAAAATCCCGACGGGCCTTATGCTATTGCTGGCTACTCGTTTGGTGGCTATGTAGCCCTTGAAATGGCTCGCCAGCTGAAAGCAATGGGCAAGGAAGTAAGAATGCTTGCCATGCTTGATACGAACGCACAGGAATGGGAGGCAAATTATTCGTTGATGAATTGGCTGAGCCGGAAAATACTGCGTCAGTTCCCGAAAATGGTTTGGTTTACGAAGTCGCTCTTAAGTCAGCCTATAGCAACTATTCGTTACCAGCAACAATATGTTGAGCGTCATGCCAATTCGTTGTTAAAAGCGATCGGCCTACGAAATGAGCCTGAACCAGAAAAAGAGCTTGATCTGCTGAGTCGGATCATCGATAAGCACGAAATAGCCTATCAGAATTATACGATGAAGCCTTATGATGGAGTTGTTGATCTCTTCAAAGCAAAAACTCGACTATACTTTGTTGACGATAGTAAATTCCTGGGCTGGAAAAAATACGCGTTAAAAGGGGTTCGCGTACATGATGTTCCGGGGGATCATGAAATGATGTTGTTGCCGCCTAATGACAAGGAATTCGCCCGTTTGCTACAGAAGGCCTTAGACAGCTTAAGCCCTATCCATCGTAAACAGAAACTAACAACTGCTTAA